From a single Photobacterium gaetbulicola Gung47 genomic region:
- a CDS encoding phospho-2-dehydro-3-deoxyheptonate aldolase (COG0722), with protein MQKDQLNNVHIEKESVLITPQELCSKLPVSDNALNFVRQSRQTIADIIHKRDPRLLVVCGPCSIHDIEAAKDYAVKLKALSEELSDQLYIVMRVYFEKPRTTVGWKGLINDPHLDGSFEVEEGLHIGRQLLIDLVEMGIPLATEALDPISPQYLGDLFSWAAIGARTTESQTHREMASGLSMPVGFKNGTDGSLGTAINAMQAAASGHRFIGINPDGQVALLNTQGNPDGHVILRGGKQTNYDSVSVTECENEMNAAGLSPSLMVDCSHANSRKDYRRQPLVAEDVIHQIREGNKSIIGLMLESHINEGNQSADLPRQEMAYGVSITDACISWESTETLLRHAHQELTPFLQQRVED; from the coding sequence ATGCAAAAAGATCAGTTGAACAACGTCCATATCGAAAAAGAGTCGGTATTGATCACGCCACAAGAGCTGTGCAGCAAGCTGCCAGTGAGTGACAATGCCCTCAACTTCGTCCGTCAGTCTCGCCAGACCATTGCCGATATTATCCACAAACGCGATCCACGCTTGCTGGTGGTGTGTGGCCCATGCTCTATCCACGATATCGAAGCGGCCAAAGACTATGCCGTGAAACTCAAAGCCCTATCGGAAGAGCTGAGCGATCAGCTGTACATTGTGATGCGGGTTTACTTTGAAAAGCCACGTACCACCGTTGGCTGGAAGGGGTTGATCAATGACCCGCACCTAGACGGCTCGTTCGAGGTGGAGGAAGGCTTGCACATCGGCCGCCAGTTATTGATTGATTTGGTGGAAATGGGGATCCCGCTTGCCACCGAGGCACTTGACCCTATCAGCCCGCAATACTTGGGGGATTTGTTCAGCTGGGCTGCAATCGGTGCCCGCACCACTGAATCCCAGACCCACCGTGAGATGGCCAGTGGCCTGTCTATGCCGGTTGGATTTAAGAACGGTACCGACGGCAGTTTGGGCACCGCGATCAACGCCATGCAGGCGGCCGCTTCCGGCCACCGTTTCATCGGGATCAACCCTGATGGCCAGGTGGCGCTGCTCAATACCCAGGGCAACCCGGATGGCCATGTTATTCTGCGTGGCGGCAAGCAGACCAACTACGATTCCGTCTCAGTAACCGAGTGTGAAAACGAGATGAATGCGGCAGGCCTTTCTCCGTCGCTGATGGTAGACTGTAGCCATGCTAATTCTCGCAAGGATTACCGCCGTCAGCCGTTGGTTGCCGAAGATGTGATCCACCAGATCCGTGAGGGCAACAAGTCCATCATTGGTTTGATGCTGGAGAGCCATATTAACGAAGGAAACCAGAGTGCGGATTTACCGCGCCAGGAAATGGCTTACGGTGTGTCTATTACCGATGCCTGCATCAGCTGGGAGTCGACCGAGACCCTGCTGCGTCATGCGCACCAGGAGCTAACGCCATTTCTACAACAGCGTGTTGAAGACTAA